In Thermococcus sp., the DNA window TTGCGAGTGCCTGAGGTTTGCCGCTTATCTTTGCTCCACCCTCATCCGCTAAGAACTCCCTGGAGCGACTTACGGCCGCTTGGATGAGCATCGCTGCGATTGGAGCGAGGATTGCTATCATAACCGCCACTATGACGTTGTCCCCGTCCCTGTCGTCACCGAAGCCATCGAATATTGCCATCCATCTGGCCCAGTAAGCGAGTTGAATTATCGCACCGGCCATCGCTGCCGCGAAGGTTCCTATGAGCATGTCCCTGTGTTTGATATGCGTCAGCTCATGTCCCAAAACTCCCTCAAGCTCATCCCTGTTTAGGAGCTTCAGCAGGCCCGTGGTTACAGCGACGACCGCGTGCTTGGGGTCTCTACCTGTGGCAAAAGCGTTTGGGGTTTCCGTTGGGACTATGGCCACTCTTGGGGTTGGAAGGCCGGCCCTCTCGGCCAGGTCCCTCACAATAGCATAGAGTTCCGGAGCCTCATGTTCATCGACTATTCTAGCGTTGTACCAGCTCAGCACAATCCTGTCGCTGTACCAGTAGGTGATGAAGTTGAAGGCTAACGAGAATAGGAACATCATAAACGCCCAGTTTGGCCCGCCAAAGAGGTAGCCTATGCCCATGAGAAGGCCAGTCAATAAGGCCATCAGCAGGCCGGTTCTAAGCCACATCGCCATACCCATCCTCTCACCTCCAAGATTAAACTAACAAAAGGATATAAAAAGTTTCCCTTAAAGGGATCTGGACATGCATTCCCCAACCTTCCGGAGGAACTCTCCCCTCGAGAGGCATCCCTCACCGCGCTTGAGCCTCACCGCTGCCATCTTGTAATTGCCCTTTCCGAAGAAGCGGCAGACATTTTCAGGCTCGTCGATAAGCCTTGCGACCGCTAAAACATCCTTTCCGTGCTCGACGTAGTCTATCACCGTGTCTTGGAAGCCGGTGAAGGTTATGACGCATTTCCTTGAGGGGTTCAATGGCTCAAGGTCCTCATCTATTGGAGGAAGCTCCTTGACGACGCAGGATTCAGGGTAGTTTCCCGACTTTATCTCCTTGATGAGTTCTGGAGGCTCACCTGTCCGCTTGAAATGCTCAATCTCTCCCTTTGGGACGTTTATAGATCTACCAGAGTAGCAGAGCGTTCTCTCGTCGTGATACATAACGTAGGTTCCGCCCTTTAGGAAGAGGAACGCTATCCTCTCGCGCGGGAGGTCAAAGAGGTACCCCGCCGGACTCTCCTTCACCTGATACATTCTACCACCCTGATAAAAATTTCAAAAAAGGCTTATAAAAATCGCTGGTCAGAAAAGGGGATAAAGGGCATCACATGCCCATGTTCATGCCGCCCATTCCACCCATTCCGCCGGGCATTCCTCCGCCTTGGCCGCCTTCTGACTTGCTGGCCTTCGCCGCTATGACGTCGTCGATGCGGAGGATCATTATTGCCGCCTCACTCGCGCTCTTGATGGCCTGCTTCGTAACCCTTGCGGGAGCTATGATGCCCCTCTCGAGCATGTCAGCAGGCTCACCGGCAAAGACATCGATGCCTATTCCAACACCCTTGTTCTTGTGCTCGCTGATGACCTTGACGAGGACGTCGACGGTGTCAAGGCCGGCGTTCTCTGCCAGGGTCTTCGGGATTAT includes these proteins:
- a CDS encoding zinc metalloprotease HtpX — its product is MGMAMWLRTGLLMALLTGLLMGIGYLFGGPNWAFMMFLFSLAFNFITYWYSDRIVLSWYNARIVDEHEAPELYAIVRDLAERAGLPTPRVAIVPTETPNAFATGRDPKHAVVAVTTGLLKLLNRDELEGVLGHELTHIKHRDMLIGTFAAAMAGAIIQLAYWARWMAIFDGFGDDRDGDNVIVAVMIAILAPIAAMLIQAAVSRSREFLADEGGAKISGKPQALASALMKIEGAVRYRPLQEGNPATAHMFIINPFRGVSIANLFSTHPPTEARIEHLRKIAEEMGIYF